The following proteins are encoded in a genomic region of Actinomadura sp. NAK00032:
- a CDS encoding alcohol dehydrogenase catalytic domain-containing protein has translation MARAAVLHAVGDKELDLRDDVSTIDPGPDQVKVKIRATGVCHSDLSTMSGVLPSALPTVIGHEGAGVVAEVGDRVTGVRPGDHVVVNWTPDCGECAECLRGEPYLCMTYLAQSFSEPAFRLGDGSPAFGMAGTGTWAEEIVLPRRGVVKIAEDIPFEYAALLGCGIPTGVGAVFNTAKVAPGSTVAVVGAGGVGLSVIQGARIAGASAILAIDPNEAKHPVAERFGATHTATLDGLDEAKGLLTGGAGFDYVFEVVGNSAAITTAWNATRRGGDVIVVGAGAADDSWSQTAFALLFDGKSLKASLYGGCDLKRDIPMFVDLWRAGKLDIDGLITRRIGFGDLNDAVRALADGDVIRQVVLFD, from the coding sequence ATGGCACGTGCCGCGGTCCTGCATGCGGTCGGCGACAAGGAACTCGACCTGCGCGACGACGTCTCGACGATCGATCCGGGCCCCGACCAGGTCAAGGTCAAGATCAGGGCGACGGGGGTCTGCCACTCGGACCTGTCCACCATGAGCGGCGTGCTGCCGTCGGCGCTGCCGACCGTCATCGGGCACGAGGGCGCCGGCGTCGTCGCCGAGGTCGGTGACCGGGTGACCGGCGTCCGGCCCGGCGACCACGTCGTCGTCAACTGGACGCCGGACTGCGGCGAGTGCGCCGAGTGCCTGCGCGGCGAGCCGTACCTGTGCATGACCTACCTCGCGCAGTCGTTCAGCGAGCCGGCCTTCCGGCTCGGCGACGGCAGCCCGGCGTTCGGCATGGCGGGCACCGGCACCTGGGCCGAGGAGATCGTGCTTCCCCGGCGCGGCGTCGTCAAGATCGCCGAGGACATCCCGTTCGAGTACGCGGCCCTGCTCGGCTGCGGCATCCCGACCGGCGTCGGCGCCGTGTTCAACACCGCGAAGGTCGCGCCGGGCAGCACGGTCGCGGTCGTCGGCGCGGGCGGCGTCGGGCTCTCGGTGATCCAGGGCGCCAGGATCGCCGGCGCGTCCGCGATCCTGGCGATCGACCCGAACGAGGCCAAGCACCCGGTCGCCGAGCGGTTCGGCGCCACCCACACCGCGACGCTGGACGGCCTTGACGAGGCCAAGGGGCTGCTCACCGGCGGCGCCGGCTTCGACTACGTCTTCGAGGTCGTCGGCAATTCCGCGGCGATCACCACGGCGTGGAACGCCACCCGGCGCGGCGGCGACGTCATCGTGGTCGGCGCGGGCGCCGCCGACGACAGCTGGAGCCAGACCGCGTTCGCGCTGCTGTTCGACGGCAAGAGCCTCAAGGCGTCGCTGTACGGCGGCTGCGACCTCAAGCGCGACATCCCGATGTTCGTCGACCTGTGGCGCGCCGGGAAGCTCGACATCGACGGCCTCATCACCCGCCGGATCGGCTTCGGCGACCTCAACGACGCCGTCCGGGCGCTCGCCGACGGCGACGTGATCCGCCAGGTCGTCCTGTTCGACTGA
- a CDS encoding ferredoxin, which yields MRVRVDPLVCEANAVCVGLAPEVFDLNDDDELQILQPDVPAEEQDRVRHAVRSCPKAALTLEE from the coding sequence ATGAGAGTACGAGTCGACCCGCTGGTGTGCGAGGCGAACGCCGTGTGCGTCGGGCTCGCACCCGAGGTCTTCGACCTGAACGACGACGACGAGCTCCAGATCCTCCAGCCGGACGTCCCGGCCGAGGAGCAGGACCGCGTCCGGCACGCGGTGCGGTCGTGCCCCAAGGCCGCGCTGACGCTGGAGGAGTAG
- a CDS encoding class I SAM-dependent methyltransferase: protein MTHSKASTDPGTTPHAGREMPSELLRAARTAKGFMPDDEGRALYETALGYGARLAAAGPMLEVGTYCGKSAVYLGAAARAAGTVLVTVDHHHGSEENQAGWEYHDPSLVDPSTGRMDTLPAFRKTIGAAGLEDEVVAIVGQSRTVSAFWRTPLALLFIDGGHAEEHARGDYEGWAPHVAVGGALVIHDVFADPKDGGQAPYHLYLRALESGAFEERREVGSLRVLERVGDADPLGAR, encoded by the coding sequence ATGACCCACAGCAAGGCGTCCACCGACCCGGGGACGACCCCCCACGCCGGCCGTGAGATGCCCTCGGAGCTGCTGCGCGCCGCGCGCACGGCCAAGGGCTTCATGCCGGACGACGAGGGCCGCGCGCTCTACGAGACGGCCCTCGGCTACGGGGCGCGCCTCGCGGCGGCCGGCCCCATGCTCGAAGTCGGCACCTACTGCGGCAAGTCCGCCGTCTACCTGGGCGCCGCGGCGCGGGCGGCGGGAACGGTCCTGGTCACCGTCGACCACCACCACGGCTCGGAGGAGAACCAGGCGGGCTGGGAGTACCACGACCCGTCCCTGGTCGACCCCAGCACCGGCCGCATGGACACGCTGCCCGCCTTCCGCAAGACGATCGGCGCCGCCGGCCTGGAGGACGAGGTCGTCGCGATCGTCGGGCAGTCGCGCACCGTGTCGGCCTTCTGGCGGACGCCCCTGGCGCTGCTGTTCATCGACGGCGGGCACGCCGAGGAGCACGCGCGGGGCGACTACGAGGGCTGGGCGCCGCACGTCGCCGTCGGCGGAGCCCTCGTCATCCACGACGTCTTCGCCGACCCGAAGGACGGCGGGCAGGCGCCCTACCACCTGTACCTGCGCGCCCTGGAGAGCGGGGCCTTCGAGGAGCGCCGGGAGGTCGGTTCGCTGCGCGTCCTGGAACGCGTCGGCGACGCCGACCCCCTCGGCGCCCGCTAG
- a CDS encoding prenyltransferase — protein MRSETVPPSVPGVLTADDIVATARSIAAQQEASGAIPWFSPTGGVPGHVDAWNHVEAAMALTVAGFGAEARRAYEWLRGVQRPDGSWPAKWVLGEVTEPGGESNHAAYLAVGVWHELLSTGDEGFARHLWPAVRRAIDFTLDLRTRRGEIIWIRHENGEPSDHALLTGCSSIYQSLRCAVALAEHLGEPQPEWELAADQLGHVVAAHPEAFADKSRWSMDWYYPVLGGPVRGADAARRFAEQWDTFVVPGLGCRCVSDQPWVTAAESCELVLALDAAGDRDQALELFTTIQHLRHEDGSYWTGWQFENERHFPGDRSTYTAAAVILAADALADATPGSRIFKEVAGRPLGPSQASDPLACGCALVPAAGRG, from the coding sequence ATGCGGTCTGAGACCGTCCCGCCCTCGGTTCCCGGCGTCCTGACCGCAGACGACATCGTCGCCACGGCGCGCAGCATCGCGGCGCAGCAGGAGGCGTCCGGCGCCATCCCGTGGTTCTCGCCGACCGGCGGCGTGCCCGGCCACGTGGACGCCTGGAACCACGTCGAGGCGGCGATGGCGCTGACCGTCGCCGGGTTCGGCGCGGAGGCGCGGCGCGCCTACGAGTGGCTGCGGGGCGTCCAGCGGCCGGACGGGTCCTGGCCCGCCAAGTGGGTGCTGGGCGAGGTCACCGAGCCGGGCGGGGAGTCCAACCACGCCGCCTACCTCGCCGTCGGCGTCTGGCACGAGCTGCTGTCCACCGGCGACGAGGGCTTCGCGCGGCACCTGTGGCCGGCGGTCCGGCGGGCGATCGACTTCACGCTGGACCTGCGCACCCGGCGCGGGGAGATCATCTGGATCCGGCACGAGAACGGCGAGCCGTCCGACCACGCGCTGCTGACCGGCTGCTCGTCGATCTACCAGTCGCTGCGCTGCGCGGTCGCGCTGGCCGAGCACCTCGGCGAGCCGCAGCCGGAGTGGGAGCTCGCCGCCGACCAGCTCGGGCACGTGGTGGCCGCGCACCCGGAGGCGTTCGCCGACAAGAGCCGCTGGTCGATGGACTGGTACTACCCGGTGCTGGGCGGCCCGGTCCGCGGCGCGGACGCGGCGCGCCGGTTCGCCGAGCAGTGGGACACGTTCGTCGTGCCGGGCCTCGGCTGCCGGTGCGTGTCGGACCAGCCGTGGGTGACGGCGGCGGAGAGCTGCGAGCTGGTGCTGGCGCTGGACGCGGCGGGCGACCGCGACCAGGCGCTGGAGCTGTTCACCACGATCCAGCACCTGCGGCACGAGGACGGCTCGTACTGGACGGGCTGGCAGTTCGAGAACGAGCGGCACTTCCCCGGGGACCGCTCCACCTACACGGCGGCCGCGGTGATCCTCGCGGCCGACGCGCTGGCGGACGCCACCCCCGGCTCCCGGATCTTCAAGGAGGTCGCGGGACGGCCGCTCGGGCCCTCGCAGGCGTCCGATCCGCTGGCGTGCGGGTGCGCGCTCGTGCCCGCGGCCGGCCGCGGCTGA
- a CDS encoding class I SAM-dependent methyltransferase yields the protein MLTVDFQRFRVTPGDRVLDMGCGAGRHAFELYRRGAHVVAFDMDADELAGVEKMFGAMRLADEVPAGAAAETVQGDALDLPFPDDHFDAVIASEVLEHIPDDMRAMRELLRVLKPGGKLAVTVPSWLPERVCWALSEDYHTAPGGHVRIYTRAELEAKLKSIGFRVGGHHHAHGLHAPYWWIKCAVGVDNDGNPLAKAYHQVLVWDIMKRPLATRLAERVMNPLIGKSVVVYFAKPAAPGTPTSPAKETADAV from the coding sequence CTGCTGACCGTGGATTTCCAGCGGTTCCGCGTCACCCCCGGAGACCGCGTCCTCGACATGGGATGCGGTGCCGGACGGCACGCTTTCGAGCTGTACCGCCGGGGTGCGCACGTCGTGGCCTTCGACATGGACGCCGATGAGCTGGCGGGCGTCGAGAAGATGTTCGGGGCCATGCGCCTGGCGGACGAGGTGCCCGCCGGCGCGGCCGCCGAGACCGTCCAGGGTGACGCGCTCGACCTGCCGTTCCCCGACGACCACTTCGACGCGGTCATCGCGTCCGAGGTGCTGGAGCACATCCCCGACGACATGCGGGCGATGCGGGAGCTGCTGCGCGTGCTGAAGCCGGGCGGCAAGCTCGCGGTGACGGTGCCGAGCTGGCTGCCCGAGCGGGTGTGCTGGGCCCTGTCGGAGGACTACCACACCGCCCCCGGCGGGCACGTGCGGATCTACACCCGCGCCGAGCTGGAGGCCAAGCTGAAGTCGATCGGCTTCAGGGTCGGCGGCCACCACCACGCGCACGGCCTGCACGCCCCGTACTGGTGGATCAAGTGCGCGGTCGGCGTGGACAACGACGGCAACCCGCTCGCCAAGGCCTACCACCAGGTCCTGGTGTGGGACATCATGAAGCGGCCGCTGGCGACGCGGCTCGCCGAGCGGGTGATGAACCCGCTGATCGGCAAGAGCGTCGTCGTGTACTTCGCCAAGCCCGCGGCGCCGGGCACGCCCACGTCCCCGGCCAAGGAGACGGCGGATGCGGTCTGA
- a CDS encoding glycosyltransferase family 4 protein, giving the protein MGEAGEAGGQGQDGPLRVALLSYRSKPHCGGQGVYLRHLSRELVDLGHSVEVVSGQPYPELDREEIVLTKLPSLDLYRDEDPFRTPALGEFRDWVDVLEFAHMKTGGFPEPLTFSLRALRLLKRRRRDFDVVHDNQVLGLGNLGIGGLGLPLVTSIHHPISVDRRIELEAARGVKQKLGKRRWYGFVAMQAQVSRRIGPVLTVSESSKVDIVKDFKVDPRDIEILPLGVDTRVFHPRGERVPGRIVAMASADAPIKGVDVLLRAVAKLATERDVHVVVVSKPQKDGPTDKLVRDLALGDRVKFVSGISDDELGELLASAEIAVVPSRYEGFSLPAVEHMASGTPLVASRAGALPEVVGDAGVLVAPGDVEELAATLHRLHDSAEERAKAGAAGLARVQRRFAWPAVAQATVEHYRAAIAQQNYLRLAAKGK; this is encoded by the coding sequence GTGGGTGAAGCAGGCGAGGCGGGCGGTCAAGGCCAGGACGGACCGCTGCGGGTCGCCCTGCTCTCGTACCGGAGCAAGCCGCACTGCGGCGGCCAGGGGGTCTACCTCCGGCATCTGAGCCGGGAACTGGTCGATCTCGGGCACTCGGTCGAGGTGGTCTCCGGCCAGCCGTACCCCGAGCTGGACCGGGAGGAGATCGTCCTCACCAAGCTCCCGAGCCTGGACCTGTACCGGGACGAGGACCCCTTCCGCACCCCGGCCCTCGGCGAGTTCCGCGACTGGGTCGACGTCCTGGAGTTCGCGCACATGAAGACGGGCGGCTTCCCCGAGCCGCTGACGTTCTCGCTGCGCGCGCTGCGGCTGCTGAAGCGGCGCCGCCGCGACTTCGACGTGGTGCACGACAACCAGGTCCTCGGGCTCGGCAACCTCGGCATCGGCGGGCTCGGGCTGCCGCTGGTGACGAGCATCCACCACCCGATCAGCGTCGACCGGCGGATCGAGCTGGAGGCCGCGCGCGGCGTCAAGCAGAAGCTCGGCAAGCGCCGCTGGTACGGGTTCGTCGCGATGCAGGCCCAGGTGTCGCGGCGGATCGGCCCGGTGCTGACGGTGTCGGAGTCGTCCAAGGTCGACATCGTCAAGGACTTCAAGGTCGACCCGCGCGACATCGAGATCCTGCCGCTCGGCGTCGACACCCGCGTCTTCCACCCGCGCGGCGAGCGCGTCCCCGGCCGGATCGTGGCGATGGCCAGCGCGGACGCGCCGATCAAGGGCGTGGACGTGCTGCTGCGCGCGGTCGCCAAGCTCGCCACCGAGCGGGACGTCCACGTGGTGGTCGTCAGCAAGCCGCAGAAGGACGGCCCGACCGACAAGCTCGTGCGCGACCTCGCCCTCGGCGACCGCGTGAAGTTCGTCAGCGGCATCAGCGACGACGAGCTGGGCGAGCTGCTGGCATCGGCGGAGATCGCCGTCGTCCCGTCCCGGTACGAGGGGTTCTCGCTGCCCGCCGTGGAGCACATGGCCTCCGGGACGCCGCTGGTCGCGAGCCGCGCCGGCGCGCTGCCCGAGGTCGTCGGCGACGCGGGCGTGCTGGTCGCGCCCGGGGACGTCGAGGAGCTGGCCGCGACCCTGCACCGCCTGCACGACTCCGCCGAGGAGCGGGCGAAGGCCGGTGCCGCGGGGCTCGCGCGCGTCCAGCGGCGTTTCGCCTGGCCGGCCGTGGCACAGGCCACCGTCGAGCACTACCGGGCGGCCATCGCCCAGCAGAACTACCTGCGGCTGGCCGCGAAGGGCAAGTAG